The following are from one region of the Nostoc cf. commune SO-36 genome:
- a CDS encoding DUF6816 family protein, with the protein MLVMKGIWSCCLLFFFLLWGGEAFAGELAERLANFPQWEKLTSVQPASGDLVYPEWMAGDWQVTSTLVDLAAPLAPKIVTPGFEGNRRQLNQPVSFVVRFVKEKPHTTGLNILPKIDNKSPILVADRAFNSLNLARAYLGDEGVLSVKVDPDSPNRQITFLRSSRQLVSIVTARATETTSDGIITTEVFQQLFKGGSRPYLNSVESTTAYHKLSTSNPAIEADQVTAVYLSPQDPDYFQAASQPVALYRYSLEFFPKNYQLLPKSDLSASS; encoded by the coding sequence ATGCTTGTAATGAAGGGAATTTGGAGTTGTTGCTTGCTGTTTTTTTTCCTACTGTGGGGTGGTGAAGCTTTTGCAGGAGAGTTGGCTGAACGGTTAGCAAATTTTCCCCAATGGGAAAAATTAACTTCAGTGCAACCAGCTTCGGGTGATTTGGTTTACCCGGAATGGATGGCTGGTGATTGGCAAGTTACAAGTACTTTAGTAGACTTAGCTGCACCTTTAGCACCAAAAATCGTAACTCCAGGGTTTGAAGGTAATCGCCGACAATTAAATCAGCCTGTGAGTTTTGTAGTAAGATTTGTGAAAGAGAAACCACATACTACTGGGTTAAATATATTACCTAAGATAGATAACAAATCCCCCATCTTAGTAGCAGATAGAGCATTTAATAGTTTGAATTTGGCACGGGCTTATTTAGGGGATGAAGGAGTGTTATCAGTCAAAGTAGATCCAGATTCACCTAATCGTCAAATTACGTTCTTGCGTAGCAGTCGGCAACTAGTTTCCATTGTGACTGCACGGGCCACAGAAACTACCTCTGATGGCATCATCACTACAGAAGTGTTTCAACAACTATTTAAAGGTGGTTCACGCCCCTATTTAAACTCTGTAGAATCTACTACGGCTTATCATAAACTTTCAACGTCTAATCCGGCGATTGAAGCAGACCAAGTTACTGCTGTTTATCTTTCACCCCAAGATCCAGATTACTTTCAAGCTGCTTCTCAACCAGTTGCTCTCTACCGCTATAGCCTCGAATTTTTCCCCAAAAACTATCAACTACTCCCAAAGAGTGATTTGTCAGCTAGCTCTTGA
- a CDS encoding DUF928 domain-containing protein yields the protein MPDTVPALAVDKQYRWFLNH from the coding sequence TTGCCGGACACAGTTCCCGCTTTGGCAGTAGACAAACAATATCGCTGGTTTTTAAACCATTAA
- a CDS encoding M3 family metallopeptidase codes for MSASTIISHNPLLQGTGLPIFAEIKPERVVPAFHQLLAELDQQLATLEANIQPTWSGLVEPLEKLTERLTWSWGVVNHLMGVQNSPELREAHEIVQPLVVQFVNKLGQSQPIYNAFKKLRSSDSWATLELAQQRIVEAAIRDAELSGVGLEGEARERFNAIQMELAELSTKFSNHVLDATKAFSLTLTTKAEIDGLPPSLVSLAAQAARAAGEENATPENGPWRITLDFPCYGPFMQHSTRRDLREKLYKAYITRASAGDLDNNPLIVRIFELRQELADLLGFKSFAELSLASKMAPNVEAVEALLEELRQASYDAAVKDLEELQAFAASYGEEYQDLKHWDISFWAERQREAKFAFTAEELRPYFPLPQVLDGLFGLVKRLFGVTVTPSDGQAPVWHEDVRYFQIADETGSPIAYFYLDPYSRPAEKRGGAWMDVCINRAKITENDVTAIRLPVTYLICNQTPPVDGKPSLMTFYEVETLFHEFGHGLQHMLTKVDYAGAAGINNVEWDAVELPSQFMENWCYERPTLFGMAKHYETGEALPEHYYQKLLAARNYMSGTGMLRQIHFSSIDLELHYRYRSGSDETPADVRQRIAKTTTVLPPLPEDSMLCAFGHIFEGGYAAGYYSYKWAEVLSADAFAAFEEAGLEDEEAVKATGVRYRDTVLALGGSKHPMEVFKTFRGREPSTIALLRHNGLVSAAVN; via the coding sequence ATGAGTGCAAGTACCATCATTTCCCACAACCCCTTACTTCAAGGCACAGGATTACCTATCTTTGCAGAGATTAAACCAGAACGAGTAGTACCAGCCTTCCATCAGTTGCTGGCAGAACTTGACCAGCAGCTTGCCACCTTAGAGGCTAATATACAGCCTACTTGGAGTGGTTTAGTAGAACCCTTAGAAAAGCTGACAGAAAGGCTTACCTGGAGTTGGGGGGTGGTAAATCATTTAATGGGTGTTCAAAATAGCCCAGAACTGCGCGAAGCTCATGAAATTGTACAGCCACTAGTCGTACAGTTTGTCAACAAGCTTGGTCAAAGCCAACCTATTTACAATGCTTTTAAGAAACTTCGTAGCAGTGATAGTTGGGCAACTTTAGAATTAGCTCAACAGCGCATTGTAGAAGCTGCCATTCGAGATGCAGAACTTTCTGGTGTTGGCTTAGAAGGAGAAGCAAGAGAGCGTTTCAACGCCATTCAGATGGAGTTGGCAGAACTTTCGACTAAATTCTCTAACCATGTACTTGATGCCACAAAAGCCTTTAGCTTAACCCTGACAACAAAAGCAGAAATTGACGGCTTACCACCAAGTTTAGTGAGTTTAGCTGCTCAAGCTGCTCGTGCGGCTGGAGAAGAGAACGCCACGCCAGAAAATGGCCCTTGGCGTATTACTTTAGACTTCCCCTGCTACGGCCCTTTCATGCAGCACAGCACCCGTCGAGATTTGCGTGAAAAACTCTACAAAGCTTATATCACTCGCGCTTCTGCTGGGGATTTAGATAACAACCCGTTAATTGTGCGTATTTTCGAGTTACGGCAAGAACTTGCAGATTTACTCGGCTTTAAGAGTTTTGCCGAGTTGAGTCTTGCAAGTAAAATGGCTCCTAATGTTGAGGCAGTCGAAGCACTATTAGAAGAACTACGCCAGGCAAGTTATGATGCTGCTGTCAAGGACTTAGAAGAACTTCAAGCTTTCGCCGCATCTTATGGAGAAGAATATCAGGATCTAAAACACTGGGACATCAGCTTTTGGGCAGAACGCCAACGAGAAGCAAAATTTGCCTTTACTGCTGAAGAATTGCGTCCCTACTTTCCCCTTCCCCAAGTGTTAGATGGCTTGTTTGGACTTGTGAAGCGGCTGTTTGGTGTGACTGTAACCCCATCTGATGGTCAAGCCCCAGTATGGCATGAGGATGTTCGTTATTTCCAAATAGCTGATGAAACTGGTTCTCCCATAGCCTACTTTTACTTAGACCCCTATAGCCGTCCAGCAGAAAAACGTGGTGGTGCTTGGATGGATGTGTGCATCAATCGTGCCAAAATCACTGAAAATGATGTAACTGCCATTCGGTTGCCTGTGACTTATTTAATATGTAACCAAACTCCTCCAGTCGATGGCAAGCCGAGTTTGATGACTTTCTACGAAGTAGAAACTTTGTTCCACGAGTTTGGTCATGGATTGCAGCACATGCTTACCAAGGTTGACTATGCTGGAGCCGCAGGCATCAATAATGTGGAGTGGGATGCAGTGGAATTGCCTAGTCAGTTTATGGAAAACTGGTGCTATGAGCGACCCACTTTATTTGGCATGGCTAAACATTATGAAACTGGAGAAGCCCTACCGGAGCATTATTATCAAAAGCTGCTAGCGGCGCGTAATTATATGAGTGGTACTGGGATGTTGCGGCAGATTCACTTTAGCAGTATTGATTTAGAACTGCATTATCGCTATCGTTCCGGTAGCGATGAAACTCCGGCAGATGTGCGTCAGCGTATAGCCAAGACTACGACTGTTTTACCACCACTTCCAGAAGATTCTATGTTATGTGCTTTTGGACACATTTTTGAGGGTGGCTATGCAGCAGGTTACTACAGTTATAAGTGGGCTGAGGTACTTAGTGCTGATGCTTTTGCCGCTTTTGAAGAAGCTGGATTAGAAGATGAAGAGGCAGTAAAAGCCACAGGTGTGCGTTATCGTGATACAGTGCTAGCGCTCGGTGGTAGTAAGCATCCAATGGAGGTGTTTAAAACTTTCCGGGGTCGTGAACCAAGTACGATCGCTCTGCTCAGGCACAATGGTTTAGTAAGTGCTGCTGTCAATTAA
- the ffh gene encoding signal recognition particle protein yields the protein MFDALSDRLESAWKKLRGQDKISQSNIQDALREVRRALLEADVNLQVVKDFISEVETKAQGAEVVAGVRPDQQFIKIVHDELVQVMGEENVPIAEAQEQPTIILMAGLQGTGKTTATAKLALHLRKLERSCLLVATDVYRPAAIDQLLTLGKQIDVPVFELGSDADPVEIARQGVERARAEGVNTVIIDTAGRLQIDEDMMAELARIKATVQPHETLLVVDAMTGQEAANLTRTFHEQIGITGAILTKLDGDSRGGAALSVRKISGAPIKFVGVGEKVEALQPFYPDRMASRILGMGDVLTLVEKAQEEFDLADAEKMQEKILSAKFDFTDFLKQLRMLKNMGSLGGLIKMIPGMNKLSDDQLKQGETQLKRCEAMINSMTRQERHDPDLLASSPSRRRRIAAGSGYRESDVTKLVGDFQKMRSLMQQMGQGGFPGMPGMFGGGGGMGNAFAGAGNRPPAPGWRGYDGAPGTKKKKPKDKKKKGFGNL from the coding sequence ATGTTTGATGCATTATCTGACCGTTTAGAATCCGCCTGGAAAAAACTGCGGGGACAGGACAAAATTTCTCAATCCAACATTCAAGATGCATTGCGCGAAGTGCGCCGCGCCCTGTTGGAAGCAGATGTCAATCTCCAGGTAGTCAAAGATTTTATTAGCGAAGTTGAAACCAAAGCACAGGGTGCCGAGGTGGTTGCCGGAGTGCGACCTGACCAACAGTTCATCAAAATTGTTCACGATGAACTGGTACAGGTGATGGGGGAAGAGAATGTTCCCATCGCAGAAGCCCAAGAACAGCCTACTATTATTCTCATGGCTGGGTTGCAAGGTACTGGTAAAACCACAGCTACGGCTAAGTTAGCCTTACATCTGAGAAAATTAGAGCGTAGCTGTTTGTTGGTGGCGACAGACGTATATCGCCCAGCCGCGATCGACCAGTTACTAACGTTGGGTAAGCAGATTGACGTACCAGTATTTGAACTAGGAAGCGACGCAGATCCTGTAGAAATTGCCCGACAAGGTGTAGAACGCGCCAGAGCAGAAGGTGTCAACACAGTAATTATTGATACTGCCGGACGCCTACAAATTGACGAAGATATGATGGCGGAATTAGCCCGCATCAAAGCAACAGTCCAACCCCATGAAACTCTGTTGGTGGTGGACGCGATGACTGGTCAAGAGGCAGCAAATCTGACTCGCACCTTCCACGAACAAATCGGCATTACTGGGGCGATTCTCACCAAATTAGATGGTGATAGCCGAGGTGGTGCAGCGCTGTCAGTGCGAAAGATTTCGGGAGCGCCGATTAAGTTTGTGGGCGTGGGTGAAAAAGTCGAGGCACTACAACCGTTTTATCCCGATCGCATGGCATCGCGGATTTTGGGAATGGGCGATGTGCTGACCCTGGTAGAAAAAGCCCAAGAAGAGTTTGACTTAGCAGATGCTGAGAAAATGCAAGAGAAAATTTTGTCAGCAAAGTTTGACTTTACTGACTTTCTCAAGCAGTTGCGGATGCTGAAGAACATGGGTTCTCTGGGAGGCTTGATCAAGATGATTCCAGGGATGAACAAGCTCTCAGACGATCAACTCAAACAGGGAGAAACCCAACTGAAGCGCTGTGAGGCGATGATTAACTCCATGACTCGCCAAGAACGCCACGACCCCGATTTATTAGCCAGTTCTCCCAGTCGGCGGCGGCGGATTGCTGCTGGCTCCGGTTATAGAGAATCAGATGTGACGAAATTGGTGGGTGATTTCCAAAAAATGCGATCGCTCATGCAGCAAATGGGTCAAGGCGGCTTCCCTGGAATGCCAGGAATGTTTGGTGGCGGTGGCGGTATGGGTAACGCCTTTGCAGGTGCTGGCAATCGTCCCCCTGCCCCAGGATGGCGGGGTTATGATGGTGCGCCAGGTACGAAAAAGAAAAAACCCAAAGATAAAAAGAAAAAAGGCTTTGGCAATCTTTAG
- a CDS encoding ABC transporter ATP-binding protein: MAKFQDIVNYFRSDWKLSVFSITASSIYEIIDLVVPYAIGQILNVLSDQPLDKPLQSAIATFSGITNYPVNKTLSLGVLLVLIFIVTVVRAPTQPWLSNWFHWDIAFRSRRDKSETAIAKVLTLPLEFYDENNPGRIAGRVARGISNHTFSYPEVAGQLIPKLARVLGIFVFILFIEWRIAILYLISFVIILSFSLKSLQQLIRYESRVDKYGEDTESRTSELITNIKTVKAFATEARELKRQKKRLNRELAVLNYRIHKGYTILGTWQRTVIQFCVFTILGLTLAATVNGRITLGHFIMTLTLSSMAYAELEPISNLAEVFARRYSPMLRFHEFLQEPTASDSASLLEENSQTESPYKFTGKVELSHLSFGYDANRQVLQDINLLIEPYQTVALVGRSGSGKSTLMKLLLRYFEPQTGQILIDGQDIRTLDVGKYRRRLAIVHQEVDVFNGTILDNLTYGKRNATLEQVKEACRIARVDEVVQQLPQGYYTVVGERGVRLSGGQRQRLGIARALLVEPDVLIFDEATSSLDYESERSIQLAMRSIQGTCTTIVIAHRLSTVREADKIVVLEQGKIVEVGSHDELLRHEGIYRRLHSLQETGELLS; this comes from the coding sequence ATGGCCAAATTTCAAGATATTGTCAATTACTTTCGCTCTGATTGGAAGCTGAGTGTTTTTAGTATTACAGCATCCAGCATTTACGAAATTATTGATTTGGTTGTCCCTTATGCGATCGGGCAGATTTTAAACGTTTTGTCTGATCAACCTTTGGATAAACCACTTCAAAGTGCGATCGCAACTTTTTCTGGAATCACCAATTACCCAGTTAATAAAACTCTATCTTTAGGAGTATTGCTGGTTTTAATATTCATTGTCACGGTAGTGAGAGCGCCAACACAACCCTGGTTAAGCAATTGGTTTCACTGGGATATAGCTTTCAGATCGCGTCGAGATAAAAGTGAAACAGCGATCGCTAAAGTTCTCACTCTCCCACTAGAATTTTATGATGAAAATAACCCTGGACGTATTGCCGGAAGAGTAGCTAGAGGTATTTCTAACCATACTTTTAGTTACCCTGAAGTTGCCGGACAGTTGATTCCTAAGCTGGCTCGTGTACTGGGAATTTTTGTGTTTATCTTGTTCATTGAGTGGCGGATTGCAATTTTATATCTAATTTCCTTTGTAATTATTCTCAGCTTCAGCTTGAAGAGTTTACAACAGCTAATTAGGTACGAAAGTCGTGTAGATAAATATGGAGAGGACACCGAAAGCCGCACTTCCGAATTAATCACCAACATCAAAACGGTGAAAGCATTTGCTACAGAAGCTAGAGAACTGAAACGGCAAAAGAAACGTTTAAATCGTGAACTAGCGGTGCTTAATTATCGCATCCACAAAGGTTATACGATACTAGGTACTTGGCAAAGAACTGTAATTCAGTTTTGTGTGTTTACTATCCTCGGTTTGACTTTAGCAGCAACAGTAAACGGGAGAATTACTCTCGGTCACTTTATCATGACCTTAACTCTTTCTAGCATGGCTTATGCCGAATTAGAACCTATTAGTAATTTGGCAGAAGTTTTTGCCCGTCGTTATTCTCCCATGCTGCGGTTTCACGAATTTCTGCAAGAGCCAACTGCATCTGATTCAGCTAGTCTTTTAGAAGAGAATAGCCAGACAGAATCACCTTATAAATTTACTGGAAAAGTTGAGTTGTCGCACCTCAGTTTTGGATATGATGCCAACCGTCAAGTTTTACAAGATATCAACTTGTTGATTGAGCCATACCAAACAGTAGCATTAGTGGGGCGTTCCGGTTCTGGTAAGTCTACTTTAATGAAATTGCTGTTGCGATATTTTGAACCTCAAACAGGTCAAATTCTGATTGATGGTCAAGATATTCGCACTTTGGATGTGGGTAAATATAGACGGAGATTAGCGATCGTTCACCAAGAAGTAGATGTTTTCAACGGTACTATATTGGATAACCTCACCTATGGTAAGAGAAATGCCACTTTGGAGCAGGTTAAGGAAGCCTGTAGAATTGCCAGAGTCGATGAAGTAGTGCAGCAGTTACCACAAGGTTATTACACCGTCGTGGGAGAACGAGGTGTCAGGTTATCTGGAGGACAGAGACAACGCTTGGGAATTGCTAGGGCGTTGTTAGTGGAACCAGATGTGCTGATTTTTGACGAAGCCACCTCTAGTTTAGATTATGAGTCTGAACGTTCAATTCAGCTAGCAATGCGATCGATTCAGGGTACTTGCACCACCATTGTCATTGCCCACCGTTTAAGTACAGTCCGGGAAGCTGATAAAATCGTCGTTCTAGAGCAAGGAAAGATTGTAGAAGTGGGTAGCCACGATGAACTCTTGCGTCATGAGGGTATTTACCGCCGTTTGCATTCCCTACAAGAAACAGGAGAACTTCTGAGTTAG
- a CDS encoding ChuX/HutX family heme-like substrate-binding protein codes for MTTTLKEFLAACETLGTLRLIVTSSAAVLEARGKIEKLFYAELPKGKYANMHTEGFEFHLNMDKIIQVKFETGEAKRGNFTTYAIRFLDDKQESALSLFLQWGKPGEYEPGQVEAWQALRDRYGDIWQPLPAEI; via the coding sequence ATGACCACAACATTGAAAGAATTTTTAGCAGCTTGCGAAACTCTAGGAACTTTGCGTTTAATTGTTACTAGTAGTGCTGCTGTATTAGAAGCGCGGGGCAAAATTGAAAAGCTATTTTATGCAGAATTGCCCAAAGGTAAATACGCAAATATGCACACCGAAGGTTTTGAGTTTCACTTGAATATGGATAAAATTATTCAGGTCAAGTTTGAAACAGGTGAAGCGAAGAGAGGTAATTTTACAACCTATGCTATTCGGTTTTTAGATGATAAACAAGAATCGGCTTTAAGCCTATTTTTGCAATGGGGTAAACCGGGAGAATATGAACCAGGTCAAGTAGAAGCTTGGCAAGCTTTACGGGATCGTTATGGAGATATTTGGCAACCTTTACCAGCAGAAATTTAA
- a CDS encoding Uma2 family endonuclease, giving the protein MTSLLPDSQSTEVFYPSSDGEPLAESYVHLCALLATLEVLRQYLLDREATVLSNQFLYYAQGFPRLRVAPDVMVIFNVAPGGRDNYKIWEEGQVPVVIFEMTSEGTKNQDTGFKKTLYEQLGVIEYWLFDPKGEWIKEQLQGYRLRGEVYEPITDSRCEPLQLRLEIEGQLIGFYREDTGEKLLIPEELAEALKQERLAREQAQEQAKQAESQVERLRQHLRSLGVDPDTI; this is encoded by the coding sequence ATGACTAGCCTCTTACCGGATTCTCAATCTACAGAAGTTTTTTATCCAAGCTCGGATGGTGAACCTTTGGCAGAAAGTTATGTTCATTTATGTGCTTTACTGGCAACTTTAGAAGTATTAAGGCAATATTTGCTGGATCGGGAAGCAACGGTTTTGAGTAATCAGTTTCTCTATTATGCTCAGGGTTTTCCGAGGTTACGGGTAGCTCCTGATGTCATGGTGATTTTTAATGTCGCTCCAGGAGGCCGCGATAATTACAAAATATGGGAAGAGGGACAAGTGCCTGTAGTCATTTTTGAAATGACTTCGGAGGGTACTAAAAACCAGGACACAGGTTTTAAGAAGACGCTGTATGAGCAGTTAGGGGTAATAGAATACTGGTTATTTGATCCCAAGGGAGAGTGGATTAAGGAGCAATTGCAAGGGTATCGGCTGCGAGGTGAGGTGTATGAGCCAATTACAGATAGTCGATGTGAACCTTTGCAGCTGCGCTTGGAAATAGAGGGGCAACTGATTGGTTTTTATCGAGAAGACACTGGGGAAAAGTTGCTAATTCCAGAGGAGTTGGCAGAGGCACTGAAGCAGGAAAGATTAGCGAGGGAACAAGCCCAAGAGCAAGCAAAACAAGCAGAGTCACAGGTGGAAAGGTTAAGGCAACATTTGCGATCGCTTGGTGTTGATCCTGATACTATCTAG
- a CDS encoding DUF928 domain-containing protein, with amino-acid sequence MQRIELNPATVKELQTTEPRKRYAIYAQKGIWYEALATLAELRQKNPEDAALKAEWQNLLGSISLDDVAGEPIPLGTP; translated from the coding sequence ATACAACGAATCGAACTGAATCCAGCCACAGTCAAAGAGCTACAAACCACAGAACCTCGAAAGCGCTATGCTATCTATGCCCAAAAGGGGATATGGTACGAGGCACTGGCGACGCTGGCTGAACTGCGTCAAAAAAATCCTGAAGATGCGGCGCTGAAAGCAGAATGGCAAAATTTATTAGGCAGCATCAGCTTAGATGATGTTGCAGGAGAACCCATTCCCCTAGGAACACCTTAA
- a CDS encoding DUF928 domain-containing protein — protein MNLNSRPIKLFLIVTFSCTSLLVSLIPVLAKPTPNRSDAKTILAQAKTFNQPPIPPGPPPGGRVRGGAKRGEIAGCPPTKPDLTALVPFTEEADSVINVWGQTTIERPSWFFYVPYTKDLPYAVEFVVQEYPESKDSKEIFRKAIALPR, from the coding sequence ATGAATTTAAATTCACGGCCTATAAAACTGTTTTTAATAGTAACTTTTAGCTGTACAAGTCTACTAGTTAGCCTGATTCCAGTACTGGCGAAACCAACTCCTAATCGCTCTGATGCTAAAACGATCCTTGCTCAAGCCAAAACCTTTAATCAACCTCCAATTCCACCTGGCCCCCCTCCTGGCGGTCGTGTTCGTGGTGGAGCGAAGCGCGGGGAAATAGCTGGGTGTCCACCTACTAAACCCGATCTGACTGCTTTAGTGCCCTTTACTGAAGAAGCCGACTCAGTGATTAATGTCTGGGGACAGACAACAATAGAACGTCCAAGTTGGTTTTTCTATGTGCCCTATACCAAAGATTTGCCTTATGCAGTTGAATTTGTAGTGCAAGAATATCCTGAATCTAAGGACTCTAAGGAGATTTTTCGAAAAGCGATCGCTCTCCCCCGATAA
- a CDS encoding CHASE2 domain-containing protein, whose translation MGLKYFLEGFAGGESLYQSVRQARERLQGLEDRFPCATWLPVICQNPAQIPPTWDELRSVKTEEIPNLPLPTKRRFRTTLLSSLAITVLVCGVRLVGLLENPEIQAYDLMMRSRPATGLDPRLLVITIDDDDLAIQRKNDESLAGASLSEKSLNKVLAKLNQYQPRAIGLDIYRDFKAKDPDLITRLQKTQNLIGVCKGSDGSVNIPGNSPPPEIPPGNLGFSDFIHDRDGVVRRHLLFMNQEATSLCPARYSFSLQLASLYLRPLGIQTKFTPKGNLQLGKIIFPNLNSRTGGYQNIDANGGQILLKYRSSKQIAEQVKLTQFLSSPLDSGAIKDRIVLIGVTAKGDSPDTWPTPYGIPLDEQMPGVLVHAHMISQILSAVQDGQPLLQVWSLWAEVVWIWGWSLVGGVLAWRRLSLPWLALATGVTSGVLYGVCFGLFISGAWVPFVPSALSLVAMVGLMSIYNSKTEARVGSERNEGNEGD comes from the coding sequence GTGGGTTTAAAGTATTTTCTTGAAGGCTTTGCCGGTGGCGAGTCTTTATATCAATCAGTACGCCAAGCGCGGGAACGCTTGCAAGGACTTGAGGATCGATTTCCTTGTGCGACTTGGCTACCAGTAATTTGTCAAAATCCAGCGCAGATACCACCCACTTGGGATGAATTAAGGTCTGTAAAAACTGAAGAGATACCAAATTTACCCTTGCCTACCAAACGCAGATTTCGGACAACTTTGTTATCCAGCTTGGCAATTACAGTCTTGGTTTGTGGGGTGAGATTGGTAGGATTGCTGGAAAATCCAGAGATTCAAGCCTATGACCTGATGATGCGATCGCGCCCTGCTACAGGACTTGATCCCAGACTGTTAGTAATTACAATTGACGATGATGATTTGGCAATTCAAAGAAAAAATGACGAGTCCTTGGCTGGAGCTTCCCTTTCGGAAAAATCTCTTAACAAAGTTTTGGCAAAACTAAATCAATACCAACCCCGCGCGATCGGCTTGGATATCTACCGTGATTTTAAGGCCAAAGACCCAGATTTAATTACTCGTCTCCAAAAAACTCAGAACTTGATTGGCGTATGTAAGGGGAGCGATGGCAGTGTAAATATCCCAGGCAACAGCCCGCCACCAGAAATACCCCCAGGAAACTTAGGATTTAGCGACTTTATTCACGATCGCGATGGAGTTGTTCGTCGCCATCTCCTATTCATGAACCAAGAGGCGACATCATTGTGTCCTGCCCGCTACTCGTTTAGTCTACAATTAGCATCACTCTATCTACGCCCTTTAGGAATTCAAACTAAGTTCACCCCTAAAGGGAATTTGCAACTGGGTAAAATTATTTTTCCGAACCTGAACTCTCGCACTGGCGGCTATCAAAATATTGATGCTAATGGCGGCCAAATCTTACTTAAATACCGTTCTTCAAAACAGATAGCTGAACAGGTGAAGCTAACGCAATTTTTATCTAGTCCGCTTGACTCCGGCGCTATCAAAGACCGGATTGTTTTGATTGGTGTGACAGCAAAGGGGGATTCTCCAGATACTTGGCCTACACCCTATGGCATTCCTTTAGATGAACAAATGCCAGGAGTGCTGGTACACGCTCACATGATCAGCCAGATCCTCAGCGCAGTTCAGGATGGGCAGCCATTGCTGCAAGTTTGGTCATTGTGGGCTGAAGTGGTTTGGATTTGGGGCTGGTCTTTGGTAGGGGGAGTCTTGGCTTGGCGCAGACTTTCGTTACCCTGGTTGGCATTGGCAACTGGTGTTACTTCTGGTGTTTTGTATGGAGTTTGCTTCGGTCTATTCATTTCCGGTGCTTGGGTACCGTTTGTACCGTCAGCTTTATCGCTGGTAGCTATGGTGGGCTTGATGTCAATCTATAATTCAAAAACAGAAGCGCGGGTGGGGAGTGAGAGAAATGAGGGAAATGAGGGAGATTGA
- the rpsP gene encoding 30S ribosomal protein S16 has product MIKLRLKRFGKKREASYRIIAINNLARRDGRPLEELGFYNPRTDEVRLDVPAIVKRLQQGAQPTDTVRRILVKANVFEQVSATAAS; this is encoded by the coding sequence ATGATCAAACTGCGCTTGAAGCGATTCGGTAAAAAACGGGAAGCAAGTTACCGCATTATCGCCATTAACAACCTCGCTCGCCGTGATGGCCGTCCCCTAGAAGAATTGGGTTTTTATAACCCCAGAACTGATGAAGTGCGATTAGACGTTCCCGCTATCGTCAAGCGACTACAACAAGGCGCTCAACCCACTGACACCGTCCGTCGCATTCTAGTAAAAGCTAATGTTTTTGAACAGGTCAGTGCAACAGCCGCATCATAA
- a CDS encoding DUF1993 domain-containing protein produces the protein MIISMYQASVPVFIHTLHNLVGILEKGATYAETKKIDQYVLLNSRLFPDMFPLSKQVQIASDIAKRGAAQLAGAEAPKFEDNETTLPELVDRVQKTISYLDTLKPEQIDGSEDKTITITQGDKSLSFEGMPFLLYFVLPNVYFHVTTTYDILRHCGVELGKKDFLGKR, from the coding sequence ATGATCATTTCAATGTATCAAGCTTCAGTACCAGTGTTTATCCACACACTGCATAACCTTGTAGGTATTCTTGAAAAAGGTGCTACATACGCAGAAACCAAAAAAATAGATCAGTATGTGTTGCTCAATAGTCGTCTATTCCCAGATATGTTTCCATTGTCAAAACAAGTACAAATTGCCTCTGATATAGCAAAGAGAGGTGCCGCACAATTAGCAGGGGCAGAAGCACCCAAGTTTGAGGACAATGAAACTACATTGCCCGAACTTGTTGACCGCGTTCAGAAAACTATCTCTTATTTAGACACATTAAAACCCGAACAAATAGATGGTTCGGAAGATAAAACAATTACCATTACGCAGGGTGACAAGAGCCTATCTTTTGAAGGAATGCCATTTCTCCTATATTTTGTTTTGCCAAACGTTTATTTTCATGTCACAACAACCTATGACATTCTTAGACACTGCGGTGTAGAGCTTGGCAAAAAAGACTTCCTAGGCAAGCGTTAA